The window CGGGGACCTGGCTGCAGATCGCCGCCAGTGCGTCATCCATCCCCTTGAGCAGATCGGCATAGAGGGCGCGGGCAATGCCCTGTTTGTCGCCGAAGTGGTGGTAGATCGAGCCGGTGCTCACGCCGGAGCGTTTCACGATATGGGGGATGGCGGTGTTGAAATAGCCCTGCTCGCTGAAGAGGGCGAGCGCGGCATCGAGTACCTTGCGCCGGGTCGGGCTGGGAGACGCGAGGAGGTCGGTAGCGGTTTCGGTCATGTCGACACACTAGAATGTAAGTTCTAGTGTGTCAAGCGGCCGGCACCGGATAACGCACGCCGGTACCGCCCAGGCCGCAATAGCCGCCCGGGTTCTTGGCCAGGTACTGCTGGTGGTAGTCCTCGGCATAGTAGAAGGGCGGGGCCTCGCGGATCTCGGTGGTGATGGCCCCCCGGCCGGCGGCCGTCAGCGCCGCCTGGTAGCGCGTGCGGCTGGCCTGCGCCGGTTCGGTCTGCTCGGCGGTGCAGGTATAGATACCCGAGCGGTACTGGGTGCCGATGTCATTGCCCTGGCGCATGCCCTGGGTGGGATCGTGGGCCTCCCAGAATATCCTGAGCAGATCCGCGTAGTGCAGCCGCTGCGGGTCGAAGATCACCAGCACCACCTCGTTGTGTCCGGTCAGGCCGGTACAGACCTCCTGGTAGGTCGGGTTCGGCGTGTGGCCGCCGGCATACCCCACGGCCGTGCTGTAGACGCCG of the Chromatiales bacterium genome contains:
- the msrA gene encoding peptide-methionine (S)-S-oxide reductase MsrA, translated to MWFDKPLDLPSAEEALPGRDTPMPVEGTHAVNGHPIVPPFPAGLQQALFGLGCFWGAERRFWEQPGVYSTAVGYAGGHTPNPTYQEVCTGLTGHNEVVLVIFDPQRLHYADLLRIFWEAHDPTQGMRQGNDIGTQYRSGIYTCTAEQTEPAQASRTRYQAALTAAGRGAITTEIREAPPFYYAEDYHQQYLAKNPGGYCGLGGTGVRYPVPAA